CAATCCAGCCATCTGTCAAATGTCAAACGTGATTTCGCATTGATACAGTTTTTTGTCGTGTTGTTTTCTTGTGATTTTTGATTAAAATCATGTCGAAAAGAGGTAAAACCTTACGCAGTTCTACAAgggaattaatatttaatattattcagTTTTGCCAGAGAGAGAAATCCGCGAAACACACCATTATTGACCTAAACAAAGTCACGGAACGTGTGGCAGCTATGTCCTGTAAGTATCCGTTTTATTTGAACGTTTTCTAGACTTCCTCGTAACCTCCGATCCCTGACATCTCGAAATGTATACAAATTAGaagtaattcatttaaatatGTGACAATATATATGAATAATTGATTGTTTTGTTGCAATCAATGTTTTTGGGTAGCAGGTACAAAGAGTGTTGATACTTTTCATTTATAATGCGTTTAGACTaacttaaaattttgttttcaggCTTAAGTAGAGATacaatatctaaaataaaaaaagaaggttCCACAAATAACGGCGTGTGGTGCACACCAGGGAAAAAACGCAAAGGAAGACCAAACAAAGTCATTCTTGATGATTTTGATAAGTGCGTCATCCGTAACAAAATACGTGAATTTTATGCTGTAAGGAAGGAGGTACCGACTTTGAGGAAGCTACATCGTGTGTTAAAGGAAGACATAAACTTTTGCGGTGGAATCACTAGTCTCCGTGGGGTTTTAAAAGAACTGGGTTATAGATATAAAAAATGTGAGTCAAAACGAAAAGTTCTCATAGAGAGACATGATATCGTGGTCTGGCGCGCTAAATATTTGCGAATAATGAAACACTTGAGGGCAACTGGAAAACCGGTTGTATATATTGATGAAACGTATATTCATACTGCACATGAAGTTAGTAAGTGTTGGCAAGGCCCCAATGAACCTGGAGTATCTAAAGCAATTTCTCTTGGTGAACGATATATTATAGTTCATGCTGGTAGCAGAGAAGGATTCATTGAAAATTGTTTACttgcatataaaactaaaagtatTTCAGCGGATTACCACCATGACATGAATCGAGATAATTTTACCAAGTGGACAAAAGAAAAACTCTTGCCAAACCTGTCTCAACCGTCTGTCATTGTGCTAGATAACGCATCCTATCATAGTACACGCATAAATAAACCTCCAAATAGCAATGACAGGAAAGAAACTTTGAAGAAATGGTTGGAAGATAATGGAATAGAATATCCAGTTGACGCGCTGAAAGCTGAACTtgtaagtttagtaaaaaggaacAAAGGAGAACCAGTATTTGAAATTGATCAACTACTTGAGGAGCATGGTCATACTGTTGTCAGGTTACCGCCATATCACTGCGACTTGAATGCTATTGAGATGATATGGAGCTTAGCAAAAAGACAAGTAGCATCAAAGAATGTGAACATATCAGCAAAAGAACTATTACCAATTATAAATGAATGCTTCAGAACTATTACCGCAGAACATTGGCGAAAAGAGTGTGATCATGTGATACatgtagaacaaaaatattgggAACAAGACCGTTTAATGGAGGATATGCaagaatttattataaatgtaacaGATTCGAGCACATCAAGTTCAGAAGAAGATAATTCTTTGGATCTGTCTGGTAGTTCCAAACAAAGTTCAACCGTGTCCGGCATTCAATATTTAGAATCAGACTTTGATTATGATTCTGATCATGGAGCcagtgaataaatataaaattatataaatacatttttagttttattttatacctactttaaCAAATTTACTTTAAACTGCACATTGCATCCATTCAGAAATATCTTTGATATTATTTTGTCGctttttcaaatttttattatatactttattctccttaattaaatacctaaaaaTTTACTTTAcatttatgattattaaaataaataaaaatattattaacttaaaattatattcatCACAAAAATGAATCAATATTCTAACAGCCACAAAATATCAAGATGTTACAGTCGCACTGTAATGACGAAACAGTGTTGTCAACATGACAAAAACGGTAATTAAGCACAGCTGCGCCTCTAAATCCTATGACGGTTCTCTTTCCGCACAGACTCTAACACATGTGACGTTTATTGAGACCTCgttacaatttgtcaaataagttaatgcgaTATGGTtctaatactcgtgaccgtagcgCGCAGGGCtttagtatgtatttttttacactctatgtatttgtcttttgtttctgtaacttgcaataaagtaggtattcttccccttctatcgtgtgggttgtgaggtgaa
The genomic region above belongs to Pectinophora gossypiella chromosome 4, ilPecGoss1.1, whole genome shotgun sequence and contains:
- the LOC126366278 gene encoding uncharacterized protein LOC126366278, encoding MSKRGKTLRSSTRELIFNIIQFCQREKSAKHTIIDLNKVTERVAAMSCLSRDTISKIKKEGSTNNGVWCTPGKKRKGRPNKVILDDFDKCVIRNKIREFYAVRKEVPTLRKLHRVLKEDINFCGGITSLRGVLKELGYRYKKCESKRKVLIERHDIVVWRAKYLRIMKHLRATGKPVVYIDETYIHTAHEVSKCWQGPNEPGVSKAISLGERYIIVHAGSREGFIENCLLAYKTKSISADYHHDMNRDNFTKWTKEKLLPNLSQPSVIVLDNASYHSTRINKPPNSNDRKETLKKWLEDNGIEYPVDALKAELVSLVKRNKGEPVFEIDQLLEEHGHTVVRLPPYHCDLNAIEMIWSLAKRQVASKNVNISAKELLPIINECFRTITAEHWRKECDHVIHVEQKYWEQDRLMEDMQEFIINVTDSSTSSSEEDNSLDLSGSSKQSSTVSGIQYLESDFDYDSDHGASE